The Klebsiella africana sequence TTCCTGCAGCAGCGCCAGCAGCTTACGGTCAATTTTATCTAGCATCGGGCATCCTAAGAGAAAATTTTGCTCTCATAATGGTAATCCAAAGATTAAATGGCAACAATTTTCCCTCCCCTTTCCGCTAAGCTAGGCACAAAATGACAAACAGGAAATCACGATGAATAGCGCCTGGGTTAAACACGCCATTAGCGAAATCAATGCCGACTATCAGCGCTCCGCCGACACGCACCTGATCCGTCTGGCGCTGCCCGCTTTTCCGGGCATCCACCTGTATCTGAAAGATGAAAGTACTCACCCCACCGGCAGCCTGAAGCATCGCCTGGCGCGGTCGCTGTTTCTCTATGGCTTGTGCAACGGCTGGATCAAAGAAGGCACGCCAATTATAGAGTCCTCCTCAGGATCAACCGCCGTTTCGGAGGCCTATTTCGCCCGGCTGCTGGGGTTGCCGTTTATCGCTGTGATGCCTTACTGCACCGCCAAGCGCAAAATCGAACAGATCGAGTTTTACGGCGGACGCTGCCATTTTGTGCAAAGCGCCTGCGAAATCTACGACGCGTCTGAGACTCTGGCCCGCGAACTGAACGGCCATTATATGGATCAGTTTACCTTTGCCGAGCGGGCCACCGACTGGCGCGGCAATAACAATATCGCCGACAGTATTTTCCGCCAGATGAGCCATGAGCCGCACCCGCAGCCATCGTGGATCGTCATGAGCGCCGGCACCGGCGGCACCTCGGCAACCATCGGCCGCTATATTCGCAGCCAGGGTCATGAGACGCAGCTGATGGTCGTTGACCCGCAGAATTCGGTATTCCTTGATTACTGGCAGACCCGCGACGCCAGTCTGCGCAGCCCGGTCGGCAGCAAAATTGAAGGCATCGGTCGCCCGCGCGTCGAACCGTCGTTTATTCCTGATGTTGTCGACGAGATGCTGCGTGTGCCGGATGCGGCGAGCGTAGCCACCGCCCTGTGGCTGGAAA is a genomic window containing:
- a CDS encoding PLP-dependent cysteine synthase family protein; translated protein: MNSAWVKHAISEINADYQRSADTHLIRLALPAFPGIHLYLKDESTHPTGSLKHRLARSLFLYGLCNGWIKEGTPIIESSSGSTAVSEAYFARLLGLPFIAVMPYCTAKRKIEQIEFYGGRCHFVQSACEIYDASETLARELNGHYMDQFTFAERATDWRGNNNIADSIFRQMSHEPHPQPSWIVMSAGTGGTSATIGRYIRSQGHETQLMVVDPQNSVFLDYWQTRDASLRSPVGSKIEGIGRPRVEPSFIPDVVDEMLRVPDAASVATALWLETQLGRKVGASTGTNMWGVLQLAARMREEGRTGSIVTLLCDSGERYLESYYNPQWVADNIGDIAPWQAEIAGLVERR